The genomic interval TCACCCTCACGGGGTACGTCTCCAATGAGGCGTATTTCGGGCTCCTGCGCGGCGTGAACGCCGTCATGGTCCTCACCACCCGCGACTTCACCATGCAACGCGGCGGCAGCGAGGCCGTCGGCGCCGGGAAGCCGCTTGTCATTTCGGACTGGCCGACCCTGCGCGAAATCTTCCCGCTCGGCGCCGTCCATGTGGAAAACACCCCGGAGGGCATCATCGCCGGCGTCAGGCAGGCCCTGCGCGACGAGGCCCGCCTCCGGGGGGAAATGGCCGAAATGAGCCGCCTCCGCGACGAGCGCTGGCGGGAGGCCGTCGCGCGGCTCGGGCGCGCGCTCGAATCAGGGAGTATGCAATGAACATCAGCGTGTTTGGCCTGGGCTATGTGGGCGCCGTCTCCAGCGCGTGTCTCGCCGAGATGGGGCACCGGGTCACCGGCGTGGACGTGGACGAGTTCAAGGTGGACGCCATCAACCGGGGCGAGAGCCCCATTGTCGAGGAGCTCATCTCCGAGCTCATCGCCGGGGAGCGCGCCGCCGGGCGGCTCCACGCCACCACGGACATCGTCGCCGCAGTCCTCGGGACGGACCTCTCCCTGGTCTGCGTCGGGACCCCTTCCACCGAGTCCGGCGGGCTGGACACGCGCCACGTCGCCCGCGTGGCCGAACAGATAGGCGCCGCCCTGCGCGGCAAGCCGGACTGGCACGTCGTCGTCGTCCGCAGCACCATACTGCCCGGCACCGTCGAGGAGATTGTCCTCCCCCTGCTCGAAAAGCATTCCGGAAAACGCTGCGGCGAAGGCTTCGGCCTCTGCTTCCATCCCGAGTTCCTGCGCGAGGGAAGCTCCGTGAAGGACTTCCGCAGCCCGCCGAAGATCGTCATCGGCTCTTCCGACCGGCGCGCCGCCGACACCCTCGCCTCCCTGTACGCGGGCTTCGATGCCCCCCTCCTCGTCACCTCCATACGCACCGCCGAAATGGTCAAATACGCCGACAACGCCTTCCACGCCCTGAAAATCGTCTTCGCCAACGAGATCGGCGCCCTCTGCAAGACCCTCGGCATTGACAGCCACCAGGTGATGGACATCTTCTGCGCCGACACCCGCCTCAACATCTCGCCCGCCTACCTCAGGCCCGGATTCGCCTACGGCGGCTCCTGCCTGCCCAAGGACCTCCGCGCCCTGCTCCACATGGCCCGCGCCAACAACCTCGAAATGCCCATGCTGGCAAACCTGGCCCGCAGCAACGAGCTGCACATCAACCGCGTCCTTGACCTGGTTCTCGCCGCGGACCGCCGCAACGTCACCGTCCTCGGCCTCAGCTTCAAGCCCGGCACCGACGACCTCCGCGAAAGCCCCATGGTCGAGCTCGTCGAGCGCCTCATCGGCAAGGGCTGCCGCGTCCGCGTCTGCGACGGGCATGTCACCATCGCCCGCATGCGCGGCGGCAACCTCTCCTTCATCGAGCGGAAATGCCCCCACATCGCCGACCTGCTCATGGGCGATCTCGACGCGGCCGTGGCCGGGGGCGAAGTGATTGTCGTGGGCGCGAAGACCCCTGAATTCATTGGGGCCGTCACGCGCCTGGGCGCGGGCAAAATCATCGTGGACCTCGTCCGCGCAGTGGACCCCGGCGCGGCCCCCTTCGCGGAATACCACGGCGTCTGCTGGTAACCCCCACGGCCGCCCTCCAACCGTCTTCCATCCGTCCGATCCGTCTGATCCGTCCGATCAGTTCCTGGTCCGCCGCCCTCAGCGCAATATCGCGATGTTGTACCCGAACCAGATTTGCGCGGCGTAGTACAGCGGCAGGCCGAAAAGGGGGTTGATGATGCTGTGCGACACAAAACGGTCCCGGGCCACAAACAGGTCGGAGACATAGAACAGCAGCGCCGCCGCCAGCAGGCCGTAATGGCGCCCCGCGCCCGCCACGCCCGCCGCGCCCGTCGCGCCCGCCGCCAGCACCACCATCAGCGTGATGACCACCATGTACGCGTACACGGGAATCCGCATGTCGCCCAAATGCGGGTGCAGCCACCAGCCCACCACCCCGAACACCGCCAGCATCCACGGCGCGGACCACAGCATCCAGCGGACCTCGACCCCGTTGACCAGGAAGGCCGCGCAGTACGCGAGATGGGCCAGGAAGAACGCGCCCACCCCCATCAGGAAAATCTTGTCGTTGCCGGAGATCAGAAAGAAGTCGCCCCACCACGAGAAAACCAGCCCCAACAGCACCAGCCGCCCGAACGGCGTGTGGAACCCCCCCGCCGCGATGCCCAGCGCGATGAACCCCGTCGAGGCGACTATCTTGAACAGGCCCGAGGCGTGGTGCCCCAGCGGGGACGCCGCCAGCATGAGGAACAGCCCCAGCACCGTGATGAACGCGCACACCATCATGGCCGAACACCTCCCTTGTCTCTTGCTCATGCTCTTTATCTTGCTCTTTCTCCAAATGGGACATCATCCATGGCGGAACCGCGGCAGGAGCAAAGCACCCGCCGTGGCCTCGGCGACATGCAAAGCAACTGCTTGACTGGACCCTCTGCTGAAACAAGGTTAGAGCAAGAGCAAGAGCAAGAACAAGCGCAAGCGCAAGAGCAAGAACGAATGAACCGCGCGGGGTGCGGCTCACGCCGCCGGCGCCGCGTCCAGTATCTGCACGCCCGCGCTGGTGCCGATCACCGTGGCCCCCGCCTCGATCATGGCGGCGGCGCCGCCCCAGGTCCGGATGCCGCCCGCCGCCTTGATGCCCAGGCTGTTGCCCACCACGCTCCGCATCAGCGCCACATCCTCCAGCGTCGCCCCGCCCGGCCCGAACCCGGTCGAGGTCTTCACAAACGCCGCCCCGGCCCGCATGCACATCTCGCAGACCATCACCTTCTCGTCATGGTTCAGGCACGAGGTCTCCAGAATCACCTTCACCGGCGTGTCCCGCACCCCGGCCACCACCGCGGCGATTTCACGCTCCACAAAGTCCGGGTAGCCCGACTTCAGCGCCCCGATGTTGATCACCATGTCTATCTCCGTCGCCCCGTTCTGCACCGCCTCCCGCGCCTCCTCCAGCTTCATCCGCGCCGTGCTCGCCCCCAGCGGAAACGCCACGCATGCGTCCACCCCCACGGTTGCCCCGCGCAGCAGCTTCGCGCAGTACGACACCCACACCGGATTCACCGACACCGCCCGGAAATTGTGCGCCAGCGCCTCCTCGCACAGTTCACGCACCTCGCCCTCCGTGGCGTGGGAGCGCAGCAGCGTGTGGTCTATCCTTCGGGCCATGGCGGGGCGGGTAAGCAAAACAGGGCCTCCTGACGTGGTTGTTGGGGCGGCGGGGATGAAAAAAACCGCGCGTCCGGCCAAAATGATACCATGAATCCCGCAAAAAGCCCCAACAGTAAAACTTTTCCTGATTTTCGGGGTCTAATCGAATGGATGCGGCCCCCGCCGCAGGGAAACTGGACAATGAGACACTCTCGGACAACATACGGAAAACCTCAACACCGCCCCCGTGCTGCGGGAAGCGTGTTTCCAGTTCCTATTCACCCCGTCCACCCCGCTGATTGCTGGAAAAGTGGCGTAAACACCTTTGCCCCGGCTTCCGGAATCGCTTCAAGGCATTGCCATGAAAAAGGGGACGCCGCCAGGGGCGGGCAGTTGTGTTTTCTTCTCCCCCCTGCTTGCGGGGGGGTAGGGGGGGAATTCTTTTCTGCGGGGGCAGTGGGCTGGAAAATGCATTCGCAGGGCAGGGCCGTCCACCCCGTTCGGGTACAGGCACCCGGCACGCAAACCGGGATGACTGACCCAACCCGACCCAACTTCGTGCCGGTTGCCAGTCCCCTTGGCGTCTCGCGAGAACATGAGGGGACTGCCAACGGCACGGTTTTTGGCCATGGTTCGGAGAAAATGACCCTGTCCGTGCCGGTGGCTGTACCCGTCCACAGCCCTCTGCGTTCCTTGCGTTCTTTGCGGTCATTCCCTCCCGTCCACCCCGTCCACCCCGTCCACCGGCGCTTCTGCCTCATTCTGCTTCCCCTTTTGCTGGCCCTCTCCGCCGCCGCCCGGGCCGACTCCCCCACGGCCCTGCGCATGACCCACCGGGCCATGGGCACCGAGTTCGAATTCGTCCTCCTCGGCGACAGCCCGGACACGGACATCGAACTCCTCCGCGCCGCGGGCCAGACGGCCTTCGAGGCCATTGACGCCCTGGAGCAGCGCATCAGCAACTGGATTCCCGAAAGCCCCGTTTCGGTGATGAACCGCCTTGCCTCCATCGAACCCGTGACGGTGGACCATGATGTCTTTGAACTGCTCCGGCTGGCCCGCCGCTTCTACGAGGAGACGGACGGCGCCTTCGACGTGACCGTCGGCCCCCTCCTCGAACTATGGGGCTTCTACGGCAAAAAGGGCGAGACACCCACGGCGGAGACACTGGCCAAGGCGCGTGAAAAAGTCGGGTTCAACCATGTTTTGATGGATTTGGATACCCGGCAGGTCAGGTTCGAAAAACCCGGAATGCACGTTGATTTCGGCGGCATCGGCAAGGGCCTCGCCCTGGACCGCGCGGCGGAAATCCTTAAACAGCAGGGGGTTAACCGATTCAGAATCCACGGGGGCACCAGCACCTTTGTGGTGTGCGGCGCGCCGCCGACCGGGGAAAATTGGACTGTGGACATTTATCCGCCGTATAATATATGCGGTGGTGTGTCGGCGGTGGCGGAAATCGCCCTCTCGGAAGAGTCCCTTTCCACCTCCGCCGCCGCCGCGAACGAAGTTGAAGTGTCCGGCAGGAAACGCGGGCACATTTTCGATCCCCGCACGGGCATGCCCGTGGACAACGGGGTGCTTGCCGCGACGGCGGTCGCCCCGACGGGCGCGGAAAGCGACGCCCTGAGCACGGCTTTTTTTGTGATGGGGTTGGAGAAGACGCGGGAATACTGCGGGAAACATCCGTCGGTCCGCGCCGTCCTGAGCAGCGAAAAGGACGGCGCGCCCGTGACGGCGCACATTAATTTTCCATAACCGCAACAAAGGACTTGAGACCATGAGCAACGACATCAACCGGCGTGACTTTGTAAAGGTGGCGGCGGCCGGCACGGCGGCCTTCACCATCGCCAGCGGCTACTCGCCGTTCTCCTACGCCCAGAACAGCAAGGTGACCGTGGGCTGCATCGGCGTGGGCGGCCAGGGCTCGTTCCACCTGCGCGAGGGCCTGACGAAGAACGACGGCATCCACATCTCGGCCATCGCCGACGTGTACGCGCCGAACCAGAAGGCCGCCGTGCCCATGGCGATGCTCTCGAACGCGAAGCAGTACCTGGCCGAGGGCGAGAAGCCGACCCCCGAGATGGTGGAGAAGGCCAAGGCCACGGCCCGCCCGAACACCTACTACAACTACAAGGAAATGCTCGACAAGGAGCAGCTCGACGGCGTGATCATCGCCTCGCCCCTTTCCACCCACGCCGCCATCGCCATGGACTGCCTGGACGCGGACAAGTACGTGTTCTGCGAAAAGACCCTCGTCCGCACCATCGAGGAGGGCCGCGCCCTCGTCACCAAGTGCCACGAGAAGGGCAAGTGGATACAGGTCGGCCACCAGCGCCGCTACAACCCCAAGTACAACCTCGGCATGTGGATGGCCTATGACAAGGGCCTGCTCGGCCGCATCACCCACATCACCGCCCAGTGGCACCGCAACAACCAGTGGCGCCGCCCCACCCCGAAGGACTACGTCCTGAACGAGGAGGAGGCGAAGTACATCCCGGACCTCGAAAAGCACCTGAACTGGCGCCTCTACGACGAGATTTCCGGCGGCCTCTACACCGAGCTCGCCACGCACCAGACGGACATCGCCAACTGGTTCATGAAGGCCGTGCCGAACCGCGTCTTCTCCATCGCCGGCCTCGACTACTGGAAGGACGGGCGCACCGCCGACGACAACATCGTCCTCGTCTTCGAGTACGACGTGAAGCGCAGCTCCCCCGGATTCGTCCAGGTGAAGTCCCGCAGCACCCTGATGGACGACAGCGTCATCAACCGGAACTACACCGTCCGCTTCATCTACACCAGCATCCTGAGCAACGCCAAGCGCGGCGCCTCCGAAATGATCCAGGGCGACCACGGCACCCTCGAGCTCACCGAGAACACCTGCAAGTTCTACGGCGAGCAGGTGACCTACGCCACCGAGGAGAACCTCTCCGCCGAGGAGCTCAGCAAGAAGACCCAGTCCGGCGGCACCCTCCAGCTCAGCAACAAGGAGCTCACCGAGGGCAAGGAGCTCTTCGCCAACTGCACCGAGCTCAAAATCCCCGACGCCTACCAGTTCGAGGGCTTCATCAAGGGCGTGCGCGAGGGCGTCGTCCCGCGCAACAACCAGATGGTCGGGTTCACCACCGCCATCACCGCCATCGCCGCCATGCAGTCCCGCGAGAAGGGCGGCGTGGTCGAGATTGACCCCGCGTGGTACACCTTCGACTTCGAGGTGCCGTCCTTCCACGAGTACGACCCCTCCTGGTCCGAGCTGCACTGCGGTGACGCGGCGGCTGCTGAAGCCGCCGCCGCCGCCGCGCCCGCAGCCCCGGACGCCGCCCCGGCGGAGGGCGCGCCCGCGCCCGCGCCCGAGACGCCGCCCGCGGCCTGATGTTGTGATGACCGCCGCGGGGCGCGCCGCGCCCCGCGGTTTTTCCTGAAAGGACACCCGCGCCGGACCGCGTCCGGAAAACCGCGCGAAAGGAGATTTGTCGCATGAAAAAGGCACTGCTTGTGCTTGTGGCACTGGGGGTCGGCGTTGCCGGGGGCTTCGTGGGCGGGTACAAACTCGGCTTCGAGTACGGCCAGAAAAACGTGGCCGCCGAAAAGGACTTTGGCCGGGTCAGCCACGCCAACGTGGTGACCCTCGACGAGCCCGCACCGGCGCCCGCGCCGGCCGCACCGGCAACCGCGCCGGACGCCCCCGCCACCCCGGCGGTCCCGGCGCCAGCGCCCGCCGCCCCCGCGGCCCCCGCCGCCCCGGCGGCGCCCGCGGGCGAGGCTGTAACCTACGCCCTCTCCACGGACGACTGCTTCGTTGACTTCACGGGCTACAAGACCGTGGCCGGGGACAAGGTGGGCATGAACGGCGGCTTCGGCATGGTCGAGGGCACCGTGTCCGTCCCCGGCGGCGACCTGTCGCAGATGTCCTTCAAACTCGATGTCAAGACGGCCTCCGTCTTCACCGAGAACGCCATCCTCACCGGCGTGATGAAGACCGCCGCCTTCTTCGATGTCGAGAAATACCCCGAGGCGAAGCTCGAAAGCCGCAAGGTGGAGCTGCGCGACGGCAAGTATGTGGCCACCGTCGCGTGGACCATGCGCGACAAGACCGTCGGCGTCGAGCTGCCCATGGACGTCAAGCAGACCGCAAACGGGCTTACCGCCGTCGGCGAGGTCTTCATTGACCGCAACCAGTGGGGCGTCGGCTACGCCGACTACGAGGGCATCCCCATCCTCCCCGAAGTCCGCGTCAAGTTCGAAATGCTCGCGAAAAAGAAATGATTTAGAGCCGGGTCCGGCCCGCGCTTTTGACAGTCCGGGGGCCGGTTTGGTACCATAAACACATGGGCGATTAGCTCAGCTTGGTTAGAGCGCCACGTTGACATCGTGGAGGTCGTTGGTTCGAGCCCAATATCGCCCACCATTTTTGACTCCGCGCCGCGCGCGTCCCGCAAAGGACGCGCGCGGTTTTGCTTTGGGGAAGTTCCCGCGCCGCAATGCGCTATACTCTGGCCAGGGCGCGGCGCGCGCCGCCGCGTCCGGTCAACGGGTAGTCAAGACGGGAGAATGGCCGATGAGGCGGATGTCTGTTGTTGCCGTGGTGGCGCTTTCCTTCCTTTCCCCGGCGGCGCTGGGCGCCGAACTGCCGCCCCTGGCCCCCGTGCCCGCCTTCGCCGCACCCGCCGCCGCCACGGTCACGGCCGGGGAACTGCGCGCCCTGGTCGAGGAGGACTGGCACAAGGACATCCGTCCGCCCCTGAACACGCAGTCCGACGCGCGGGGCGCCTGCGACGGGGTCCGGAACGGGGCCTACGGCTTTCACACCGGACAGGAGCCGAACCCCTGGTGGCGCGTGGACCTGGGCGAGCCGGTGCGCCTCGGGCGCGTCGTGGTCTACAACCGCCTGGACTACGCGCCGGGCCTGCACAACGCGGACAGCCTCCAGGTGTCCATTTCCGTGGACGGTGAAAACTGGACCCCGCTCCATGACAACGGGGGCGCGCATTTCGGCGGTGTCTCCGGCGCGCCGCCCCTCGAACTGCGCTTCGGCGCGGACGCGCCGGTGGCCCGGCACCTCCGCCTCATGATTCCCAGCGCCGCGCCCATTTTCTTTCACCTGGACGAGGTGGAGGTCTACGCCGCCGGGGACGACACGACGAACCTCGCCCGGGGCAAACCCGCCGACCAGAGCAGCATGAGCATCTGGTCCACGGCGAAGACCGGCGGCCCGGCGGTCTATCCCACGGCCCGGCACCTGACTCGGGGCCGCGCCCTCGCGGAACGCCTGCGGGAACTTGGCGTGGACACCGCGGAGCGGCTGCGGCGGCTGGACGGCGCGGCGGCGCGGCTGGCGGCCCTGTCCCCGGCCGCCCCGGAGGAGGCCGCGCGGGCGCTGTATCTCGACACCCGGTGGATTGTGCGGGGCCTCGTTCTCGCCAGCCCCCTGCTGGATTTTGACCGCCTCCTCTTCGTGAAGCGGCACACCCAGGAGACCTATCCGGACATCTGCCTGAACCACATGCCCTGGGTGTCGCGGCCCGGCGGAGACCTCTGCGTCCTCGAGCCCCTGGGCGACGACGGCGCGCCCTTCTCGGCCTTGGCCGAACCCCCGGCGGACCGCCCCGATCAGCCCGTGGCCGTCCTGCGCAACCTGCTGAACGGCGCCCTGGGGCCGGGCCATGTCCACGGCATGGACCTGTGGTTCGGCGGGGACCGGGTGGTCTTCGGTTACGCCCGCGCCCGGAGTGACGCGCCGCCGGAGGGCTGGCTCGACCGCACCCAGAGTTACCGCCTGCGGCGCGAGGAGGAGCCCATCCACCTCTTCGAGCTGGCCCTGGAGAACGGCGCGCTGCGCCAGCTCACCTTTGGCGAGTGGAGCGACCTGGACCCGACCTATGCGCCGAACGGCGACATCGTCTTCGTCTCCGAGCGCTGCGGCACCTCGCTCCAGTGCAACGAGTACGACAAGGACGAGACAAGCTGCAACCTGTACGTGATGCGCCCCGACGGCGGCAACATCCGCCGGATGAGCGTGAACAAGGACGGCGACTACCTGCCGCACTGCCTGGACAACGGCATGATCGCCTACACCCGCTGGGAGTACCATGAGCGGAGCTGGGCGCTCATCCAGTCCGTCTGGGTGG from Candidatus Hydrogenedentota bacterium carries:
- a CDS encoding UDP-glucose/GDP-mannose dehydrogenase family protein — protein: MNISVFGLGYVGAVSSACLAEMGHRVTGVDVDEFKVDAINRGESPIVEELISELIAGERAAGRLHATTDIVAAVLGTDLSLVCVGTPSTESGGLDTRHVARVAEQIGAALRGKPDWHVVVVRSTILPGTVEEIVLPLLEKHSGKRCGEGFGLCFHPEFLREGSSVKDFRSPPKIVIGSSDRRAADTLASLYAGFDAPLLVTSIRTAEMVKYADNAFHALKIVFANEIGALCKTLGIDSHQVMDIFCADTRLNISPAYLRPGFAYGGSCLPKDLRALLHMARANNLEMPMLANLARSNELHINRVLDLVLAADRRNVTVLGLSFKPGTDDLRESPMVELVERLIGKGCRVRVCDGHVTIARMRGGNLSFIERKCPHIADLLMGDLDAAVAGGEVIVVGAKTPEFIGAVTRLGAGKIIVDLVRAVDPGAAPFAEYHGVCW
- a CDS encoding FAD:protein FMN transferase; the encoded protein is MRSFPPVHPVHPVHRRFCLILLPLLLALSAAARADSPTALRMTHRAMGTEFEFVLLGDSPDTDIELLRAAGQTAFEAIDALEQRISNWIPESPVSVMNRLASIEPVTVDHDVFELLRLARRFYEETDGAFDVTVGPLLELWGFYGKKGETPTAETLAKAREKVGFNHVLMDLDTRQVRFEKPGMHVDFGGIGKGLALDRAAEILKQQGVNRFRIHGGTSTFVVCGAPPTGENWTVDIYPPYNICGGVSAVAEIALSEESLSTSAAAANEVEVSGRKRGHIFDPRTGMPVDNGVLAATAVAPTGAESDALSTAFFVMGLEKTREYCGKHPSVRAVLSSEKDGAPVTAHINFP
- a CDS encoding lysoplasmalogenase, yielding MMVCAFITVLGLFLMLAASPLGHHASGLFKIVASTGFIALGIAAGGFHTPFGRLVLLGLVFSWWGDFFLISGNDKIFLMGVGAFFLAHLAYCAAFLVNGVEVRWMLWSAPWMLAVFGVVGWWLHPHLGDMRIPVYAYMVVITLMVVLAAGATGAAGVAGAGRHYGLLAAALLFYVSDLFVARDRFVSHSIINPLFGLPLYYAAQIWFGYNIAILR
- a CDS encoding YceI family protein; translation: MKKALLVLVALGVGVAGGFVGGYKLGFEYGQKNVAAEKDFGRVSHANVVTLDEPAPAPAPAAPATAPDAPATPAVPAPAPAAPAAPAAPAAPAGEAVTYALSTDDCFVDFTGYKTVAGDKVGMNGGFGMVEGTVSVPGGDLSQMSFKLDVKTASVFTENAILTGVMKTAAFFDVEKYPEAKLESRKVELRDGKYVATVAWTMRDKTVGVELPMDVKQTANGLTAVGEVFIDRNQWGVGYADYEGIPILPEVRVKFEMLAKKK
- a CDS encoding Gfo/Idh/MocA family oxidoreductase; this translates as MSNDINRRDFVKVAAAGTAAFTIASGYSPFSYAQNSKVTVGCIGVGGQGSFHLREGLTKNDGIHISAIADVYAPNQKAAVPMAMLSNAKQYLAEGEKPTPEMVEKAKATARPNTYYNYKEMLDKEQLDGVIIASPLSTHAAIAMDCLDADKYVFCEKTLVRTIEEGRALVTKCHEKGKWIQVGHQRRYNPKYNLGMWMAYDKGLLGRITHITAQWHRNNQWRRPTPKDYVLNEEEAKYIPDLEKHLNWRLYDEISGGLYTELATHQTDIANWFMKAVPNRVFSIAGLDYWKDGRTADDNIVLVFEYDVKRSSPGFVQVKSRSTLMDDSVINRNYTVRFIYTSILSNAKRGASEMIQGDHGTLELTENTCKFYGEQVTYATEENLSAEELSKKTQSGGTLQLSNKELTEGKELFANCTELKIPDAYQFEGFIKGVREGVVPRNNQMVGFTTAITAIAAMQSREKGGVVEIDPAWYTFDFEVPSFHEYDPSWSELHCGDAAAAEAAAAAAPAAPDAAPAEGAPAPAPETPPAA
- the deoC gene encoding deoxyribose-phosphate aldolase — encoded protein: MARRIDHTLLRSHATEGEVRELCEEALAHNFRAVSVNPVWVSYCAKLLRGATVGVDACVAFPLGASTARMKLEEAREAVQNGATEIDMVINIGALKSGYPDFVEREIAAVVAGVRDTPVKVILETSCLNHDEKVMVCEMCMRAGAAFVKTSTGFGPGGATLEDVALMRSVVGNSLGIKAAGGIRTWGGAAAMIEAGATVIGTSAGVQILDAAPAA